In one Arenibacter antarcticus genomic region, the following are encoded:
- a CDS encoding alkylphosphonate utilization protein, with protein sequence MNIERELGKRSNHKCELCTSTEKLEVLEVQPAKNNGLDGSLLACSICKDQVENPDNTDPNHWRCLNDSMWSEHTPVKVIAWRMLSRLRNEGWPQDLLDMMYLEEDELEWAKATGEGAPSENQIIHRDSNGVVIEAGDSVVLIKDLPVKGSSMIAKRGTAVRRVSLDHENAEFIEGKVDGQQIVILTKFVKKL encoded by the coding sequence GTACCAGCACCGAAAAATTAGAAGTATTAGAAGTTCAACCTGCAAAAAATAATGGATTAGATGGCAGTCTTTTGGCGTGTTCTATCTGTAAGGATCAGGTAGAGAATCCAGATAACACTGATCCAAATCATTGGCGATGTTTAAATGATAGTATGTGGAGCGAACATACTCCTGTAAAAGTTATTGCCTGGAGAATGCTTAGCAGGCTTAGAAATGAAGGTTGGCCACAAGATCTTTTGGATATGATGTATCTAGAAGAGGATGAGTTGGAATGGGCCAAAGCCACTGGGGAAGGTGCCCCTTCCGAAAATCAAATTATTCATCGCGATAGCAATGGTGTAGTAATTGAAGCTGGGGACAGTGTGGTACTTATAAAAGATTTACCAGTAAAGGGATCTAGTATGATCGCCAAAAGAGGAACTGCCGTAAGACGTGTTTCCTTGGATCACGAAAATGCAGAATTTATAGAAGGTAAGGTAGATGGACAACAAATTGTGATCCTGACTAAGTTTGTAAAAAAACTATAG
- a CDS encoding MFS transporter — protein sequence MTRNDAYAALRYKEFNIFLLVRFAMVFAWSMQFIVIEWEVYSLTKNPLSLGIIGLMEVIPAVSLALFAGHIVDQKEKKGLLIKCILGFSVISLGLFLLTWPVVVGDWSKNKILYSIYFLVFLGGIVRAFLGPTIFSLFALIVPKKVYPNAATWSSSVWQMGAVLGPALAGFSINWIGVHWSMCLIFSFSLMAILTLTKIKKKPILNPNIGEPVIKSLKEGIKFVFGTKIILGALTLDMIAVLFGGAVALLPIYAQDILKVGPEGFGVLRAAPAVGALIIMFTSAHFPLNKNAGMKLLGAIFGFGICIIVFGVSTWFWVSVIALFLSGVTDGISMVIRQTILQLRTPDHMRGRVASVNSMFVGSSNELGAFESGLTAKLMGTVTAVVFGGCMTLATVFFTGAISPTFRKLDLRKDLEDHENSTQ from the coding sequence ATGACCAGGAACGATGCTTATGCCGCATTAAGATACAAGGAATTCAATATTTTTTTGTTGGTGCGTTTTGCAATGGTATTCGCATGGTCCATGCAATTCATTGTTATAGAATGGGAGGTATACTCCCTCACCAAGAATCCTTTATCCCTAGGAATTATAGGTCTTATGGAAGTAATACCTGCAGTTTCCCTAGCACTTTTCGCTGGGCATATTGTAGATCAAAAAGAAAAAAAGGGATTGCTTATAAAATGCATTTTAGGCTTTTCTGTGATCAGTCTGGGGCTTTTTTTATTGACTTGGCCAGTTGTAGTGGGCGATTGGTCCAAAAATAAAATATTGTACTCCATTTATTTTTTAGTCTTCCTAGGTGGAATAGTTCGCGCTTTTTTAGGACCGACTATTTTTTCGCTGTTCGCATTAATCGTACCAAAAAAAGTGTATCCAAACGCTGCAACATGGAGCAGTTCAGTATGGCAAATGGGTGCAGTGTTGGGACCGGCCTTAGCAGGATTTAGTATTAACTGGATTGGGGTGCACTGGTCCATGTGCCTTATATTTTCCTTTTCTTTAATGGCCATACTTACGCTTACCAAAATCAAAAAAAAGCCCATCTTAAATCCTAATATCGGGGAACCGGTGATAAAAAGCCTTAAAGAAGGGATTAAATTTGTATTTGGCACCAAAATTATTCTTGGTGCGTTGACATTGGATATGATTGCGGTCCTTTTTGGTGGCGCTGTGGCACTTCTCCCCATCTATGCCCAAGACATTTTAAAAGTAGGCCCAGAAGGCTTTGGTGTTTTAAGGGCCGCTCCGGCAGTAGGTGCCCTGATCATAATGTTCACCTCAGCCCATTTCCCCTTAAATAAAAATGCTGGAATGAAATTATTGGGGGCTATTTTTGGATTTGGAATCTGTATCATTGTTTTCGGTGTTTCTACCTGGTTTTGGGTGTCGGTAATTGCCTTGTTTTTAAGTGGGGTTACAGATGGCATTTCCATGGTTATACGGCAAACCATCCTACAATTAAGGACACCCGACCATATGCGCGGTAGGGTAGCCTCTGTAAATTCCATGTTTGTAGGTTCCTCTAACGAATTGGGCGCTTTTGAAAGTGGACTTACCGCCAAGCTAATGGGAACTGTTACCGCTGTGGTCTTTGGTGGTTGTATGACGCTGGCAACGGTTTTCTTTACTGGAGCCATTTCCCCAACTTTTAGAAAATTGGATTTACGTAAAGATCTCGAAGATCATGAAAACAGTACACAGTGA
- a CDS encoding L-serine ammonia-lyase, whose protein sequence is MECISVFDMLKIGIGPSSSHTLGPWRAAERFIGELNAKNVFHSITSIRIEAYGSLALTGKGHATDIALMMGLTGADPVTVPIENIEGIIQKIKELKILRLNNTLELPFDPKLDIVFVREFLPFHANGMIFKATLANGKKIKETYYSIGGGFVVKEERAISKKNIKVFKTFPFPIQNGVELLAACKTEQKSISELVLENERSLRTDAEIDEGLHHIWDTMLGSMYTGCHTEGHLPGGLNVRRRAYDSHLKLIGDHPYSTPEEWLQTIRKTEVKFRSILKWVSCFALSVNEVNASLGRVVTAPTNGSAGVIPAVLMYYMVIENHEASFDHIKQFLLVAGEVGSIFKKGATISAAMGGCQAEIGVSSSMAAAALTELMGGTPEQVLMAAEIAMEHHLGLTCDPIGGLVQIPCIERNSMGAIKAINAAELALDSDPSNAKVPLDKVVNTMWETAKDMSTKYKETSEGGLAVGVYLSDC, encoded by the coding sequence ATGGAATGCATCAGTGTTTTCGACATGCTCAAAATTGGGATTGGACCATCTAGTTCCCACACTTTAGGGCCGTGGCGTGCCGCAGAACGATTTATAGGGGAGCTAAATGCGAAAAATGTATTTCACTCCATAACTAGTATACGGATAGAAGCTTACGGCTCCTTGGCCCTTACAGGGAAAGGACATGCTACCGACATCGCTTTAATGATGGGATTAACAGGTGCCGATCCAGTAACCGTGCCCATTGAAAATATAGAGGGAATCATTCAAAAAATTAAGGAACTAAAAATACTTCGTTTAAACAATACTCTGGAACTTCCATTCGACCCTAAGTTAGACATTGTCTTTGTTCGGGAATTCCTACCCTTTCATGCCAATGGAATGATCTTTAAAGCTACACTCGCTAATGGCAAGAAAATCAAGGAAACCTATTATTCTATTGGTGGGGGATTTGTAGTAAAAGAAGAAAGGGCCATCTCCAAAAAAAATATTAAAGTATTTAAAACCTTTCCGTTTCCTATACAAAACGGGGTAGAACTTTTGGCAGCTTGTAAAACTGAGCAAAAATCCATCTCGGAACTAGTTCTGGAAAACGAACGTTCCCTTCGTACCGATGCGGAAATAGATGAAGGCTTACATCATATCTGGGATACCATGTTAGGTTCTATGTACACTGGCTGTCATACCGAAGGCCATTTGCCCGGTGGCCTCAACGTTAGGAGAAGGGCATACGACTCACATTTAAAATTAATTGGGGACCATCCCTACTCCACTCCGGAGGAATGGCTACAGACCATACGTAAAACAGAGGTGAAATTTCGTTCTATCCTTAAGTGGGTGAGTTGTTTTGCACTTAGTGTCAATGAGGTAAACGCCTCTTTGGGAAGAGTGGTAACTGCTCCCACCAACGGAAGTGCAGGAGTTATCCCAGCTGTTCTCATGTATTATATGGTAATTGAAAACCACGAAGCTAGCTTTGATCACATAAAACAATTTCTGCTTGTTGCGGGAGAAGTAGGCAGTATCTTCAAGAAAGGTGCCACCATCTCTGCAGCCATGGGTGGGTGTCAGGCCGAAATTGGAGTTTCTTCCTCTATGGCAGCTGCAGCCTTGACCGAACTTATGGGCGGCACCCCAGAACAGGTGCTAATGGCAGCAGAAATTGCTATGGAACACCACCTCGGACTCACTTGTGACCCCATAGGTGGATTGGTGCAGATTCCATGCATAGAACGCAACTCCATGGGTGCCATAAAGGCTATTAATGCGGCGGAACTAGCACTGGACTCAGACCCTTCAAATGCTAAGGTCCCCCTAGACAAGGTAGTGAACACTATGTGGGAAACCGCCAAAGACATGAGTACCAAATACAAGGAAACCTCGGAAGGAGGCCTTGCTGTAGGAGTGTATTTAAGTGATTGTTGA